agttgctgctgctgtggaccaGTGTCATCAATCCAAGGGACAGGAAGTTGCCTGCGTTGTCTTCCCTGACGCATCTTTATTCCCGAGCCAAGCAGGGGCTGGTTGATGTGTGCAAGCTTTACAAAACCTGAACGTATAATCgataagtcctgctctccatCAGAAAGACCATGCTCTTAAATGAAGATGGGGAAAGAAACCATCCAACGCCCCTGGATTTACAAGCTGCTCctaaacagagagggagggagcatcAAGGAAAACAAGAACTGGGTCGTCTCGGAGTTGATTTTGCGATCAGAGATGTTATCAAAGTGTTAGTTTGAAGTAAGTTGATCTCAGTTTGACGTCACAACTGGAAAAAATGAATCCTACTCTGTCAGTTTAGTGTCTGAATAAACAAAGCTGTGTTTATCTTCTGCTGCAGAACGAGTCTGTAGCTTTTACCACCGAAGCTTCGAATCCACAGGAACAGAGCTATTAACCTTTGAAAGGTCGATTTGTACCAAACCCAATTTGATCCAGTAACAGAGTGAACTGAGAGTCAAAGGCTGATTAAATGTCAAACTGAGTCAGTTTGTAACAGAAAATCTTTTCTATCAACTGAAGAAAATTACTCAGAATCACGGAATATGATTTTATTATCCAGTCTTCATCCTGTTCATGTTCTccagcttttattttaattagagAGTTTTGCTGTCAGAAGCAAGTGATGGATTTCTTactgtttcattttctctcatCGCAGAATTAGTGATAGAGGTTATTAGGAGCATTAAACCTAATATATTTCATAATAATCTTAAAATATGAAGATTTATGGGGTTGTTACGTCTGGAAGTTGAGTAACTCTGAGATTTGAACTCTTTTGTTCTGTCGCTTTCAACTTTGCAAAATAGAAAACCTGTATTTTTCTACGTTGATCAATAATTTGTCATGGCCCACAGACCAACCAGACGGTCaatggttcgatccccggctcgtccagtctgcattctgaagtgtccttgggcaagagcCTTTACCCAGAATTACCCATGACGACTGGGCTCACAGTGTATGTATGGTGTGTGGTAGTAGcagtaaatatacaaaataaattactaTACATCCAATTATATTGTTGTCTTTTAAAACtcctaaatataaatatgggATAATAGGGATATTGATGTTTTAGATATGATGGTGGGCAGGAAAACCAACAATGCTTTCATGGTATAGTTGTGACTCTTTACAGCCTGAATCACGAGAAGCTGCTGTTAATCTCTGGAAGCTGAAATCACCAAAGTCAGAACAATTAACCTGTAGAAGAGGAAAAGTCCTTTGTTGAGTTTGAGTTCACTCACTAAAGAGAAATGGGTCGACAGCGCCGATCCTCTTACAAATGAAGTGCtgttacatcagcattttgtgCGGCTCTTTTCAGCCGATTCGCTCCTGGAGCAACACAAACCCATTGTCGgggataaaagaaaatgaaatgtcaaatcTAAAATAATCCCCAAAGCCAAATGTGACTTTTTGTATCACAGCAGCCGTGGAGGCAGATTTTAATTCCTGCCTCCACAAAACCAACTCCACCTATAACATGCCTGACGTGGCCAGTGCTGTGGGCTCGGAGCTGAACACGAAGCAGGAGAATGCTGCGTATTGTGCGAGTGCTGAAGACAATGTGCGCCTTCACTGGCTTGTGTCCATTGTGCCCTGAATGTCTTGGGTCGCAGAAGAAGTGAAAGGTCGTCATTCAGCCCGTGGAGGCCTCTTCAAACCTGCCATTGTCATCTCAGTGTTTTCCTTTCACTCCAGGGTGATAgattctcctctgctgctcgtGTCACTCAGCAAACTGTGTGGTTTCCTCTTGTCTCACCTTCCCAGTGTTTTACCTCCTGTTCTGAAAATAGGAGAATCCGAGAGGGGTGAGTTTACCTCCAAGGTCGACCCCTCGGTCTGGAGTCTGAGGGACGTATTCATGTCTCCTCCACTCTGCACACTTCACTCTCACTCGTTCTGACCCACATTCCTTCGCTCTGCGTGACAATGGGccgtcgctgctgctgctgctgctgcaccacattCAATGCTGTGTTTTCCTGCCCCGGAATAATTGAGGAGTGATGTCATTCTAGCCGTGTTAACGCCGCTTTAATTTCCCAGGATGATAAATGGTCGGCCTCGCAGAGTGTGAGCAGCCGGTTTGTCCGGAGCAGCTCTCCTGAATGATTTAATGAAAGGAGCCGATGAatgcatgaaaagaaaaaagttcctTCTTTTTCAAGCTGTGTGACCAAATCGTGACAGGCTTGTTAAAAcaccccccactccctcctcctcccgcccTGCCTCGCCTCTGCTGCCCAGAATCCCTAACGATGCCCCCCCCCGGTTGCCCCGGCACCACCCGGCCTCAGCGGTGGCGGCCGGGTTTAGTTCAGCGTGCCGCGACCACCATTCACTTGCTGGACCAGTGTGGGATTTCTGAATTGTTTCTGTGATCTTCAGCCAGTTCTTCCTGCACAATAAAACTTAGATGAGCTTTTTTCTGCTCTTTTATTTCCCAACTTGCTGATTTATAACAGGACTGAAGATTTATATTCTAATGCTCAAACAAAACTTACAAAATGGACTTgcatgtctttgggctttgtagaataaagttgaaatgttGACAAGAATATCGGAAATACAGTCgaaataaaactttttatttatttgttttgtgtgaataaaGTTGAAATGTCGAGATAAAAGTTTTACTAAATGAgggattttatttaaaattggcACATTGAAAATGATTCAATATCACGAAAACCTTCAGAGaattttttcatatttagtttcaacagtttgactcgaggatgaactgatttgatttagctgctcgaaggtcaaaggtcaaggtcacagagcCCTCATGAAACCTATATAGGCTTGTGAATGTTTTATCTGAAGAGCGACTCCAGAGAATCCTCACAAATTAGCTGATTGAATtctagtggtcaaaggtcaaaggtcacggcgACCTCACACTATTGTGTATCTAGTCCGACGGGTTTCCTGCAAAAGCTCAAGTGTTTTTCTGTAAACAGTTTACGTGCAACTGTTAAATAAATAGGTGTTCGGCCTTTTTCTGTGAATGactcgtgtgtttgtgcagatttAGAGAATCGTGCCGGCGGAGCTGAACTCAACATGTTTCTCTGCGTCTCTCTGCAGGCTCTGCAGTCTCACTCTGAAGAAGCTGGTCGTGATGAGGGAACTCGATAAAGAGATGATCTCTGTCGTCATAGCTGTGAAAATCCAGGTATGTTTGTCTGCACGCACaaacctgtcacacacacacacacgcagacacacatgcacatgcagtaaagtaaagtaatgaCAGACATTCTTCACTGCTTATTGTGTTTCAAATcatattttgttgttatttttatttaatcatctGTGATATTGAACCATTTttctacggtggccctgaagtaCAAATCACCAACACGTGTCCATCCAATCAGTGACAAGCCCTGTGGACAGCATCTGTCTCCCCATCTGTTAGAAGGGAATGTTTCCCAGCTTGTTGATGTGttttgcacttcagggccaccgtacttTCCCTCATATGGTGAAGATACAAACGTGCAGGGACTTATATTCCAGTAAACACAACATCATATCTGCTTCTATCTTCACGCCTCCAGGATGGGAGTGTGTTTTTGAGTTTGTCCGTTCTCATGAAGGAGATATCTGTCTTCAGGGAATTCTTAAGATTCTGCACAAACACCACTGACTTGGACTCAAGGACGAACTAATTAGATAGAAGTCATGTGACTTTACGCTCTTGTGAACGTGACGTATCAGAAACACTCGGAGGTGAAACGTGTGAAAACATCTGCCTGGTGTTTTATAATGAGTTGAATCCTGTTGAATAAAACATGTCCTGCACCTTCGCTGCACAGGGAACTGACTGAATTCAAACctttatttacttgtttattttatttccagggTTCTAAACGGATTCTGAGGTCCCATGAGATAgtgctgccccctagtggctcaGTGGAGACAGACCTGGCTCTCACCTTCTCACTACAGGTACAACACAAAACCCCCGTGGTGCTGTTTGGTGTTGATTATATCACAATCAATAATACATTAACTGCTTGCAGCTCATTGTTAAGTGTTTCGTAGTGTTTCTTATTGTTCGGAATATGTGCGTTTTATTACATTACTGCTTTGTTACCATGAAAACCATTCAAATATGCATTAGCTATTAATGAGATGTGAATTTTATAGATACGGTACGGAGGGATTTTTCCTGTGTGAGAGCAAAATCAACATTACATTCCTCCTGCTCTCGTAATACTTCTTTATTCTATTCTTCTACAagctgatttttatttgtatctgtacCGAAATGCaaacacttataaatatcaTTCCCCTGAATGTGCCTGCATATTTTACATCAAGATAattatctgagaaatcaacaaacaaagtgatggaagtttcctggatctttcccctgatccggatccacaccaaagttGAATGTCTTCCTCCCTGACCCATAGTGCATAtatccattcagtagtttttgtttcATCCTGCTAATTAACAGATGAACAAAATGGAATCATGTCGTCCTCAGTGGAGGTCATGTTCATGTTAATGAAGAAACATTTCTACCaactcactgatgtgttttattgGTGTTTGGGGCTCAGTGGCACTGAGGTATGAGACCTTCTCTTTGAatcatttgtgtattttcttcaaTCCTCCACGTCCAGTATCCGCACTTCCTAAAACGAGAAGGCAACAAGCTGCAGATCATGCTGCAGCGACGGAAGAGGTACAAGAACCGGACGATCTTGGGCTATAAGACTCTGGCGGTGGGATCTATCGACATGGCCGAGGTAAACGCTGCCTGATTTAATGAGGGTTGACAGAGTGCATGTTGTTTGGAGAACATCGCAGGGTTGTAGTTTCTCGTGTGGGGTAACTTGACGTCTCGGGACAGGAAGTGGCAGAAAGGTGCTTCTTCTCAGGACCTGGGTAGAGATAAAATTAGAGAATGTTGGATGGTGCAGCTGCAGTTTGAGGTTCACGAGAAGACTTTGACCTCTTCATGCTCACCCAGGATCTGGCTCGGATTCTTCTACCTGTACTCCTGGCTCTTAAAATCATCTAATTGGTCTTAAAATAGACACAAGATGAAAACGTAGCATTTTTACGGCATTTCCAGTGTTTGAATGAGGTATAATTGAAAATTTAGATATGTTAAATACATGGAGTTTAATGCAGGTAGAGCAACTTGAGTCTGCAGACAGTAACTAGGGAGCGAGCGCAGAGGACGCAGTGAATCCTTCATCTCacgttctctcctcctcttcctctcccaggTGATGCAGCACCCGACCGAGGGAGGCCAGGTCCTGCCGCTCTGCAGCAACCAGAAGGAGACGCTGGGCAAGGTGGCGGAGATCTGGATCTTTTCTCTGTCCAGTCAGCCGATAGACCACGAGGAGGCCGCCCTGCAGGACGGGCAGAAGACCAAGTGCTCCGGTACGCTCTCATTACCCCCCCGCTGATCTGAGGTCCAAACAGCACGGAGCCATCTTAATCACCTAATATTCTAATGAGTTGAAACAGAAGAGGGGTCACAGGGTtcagaatgttttttattttttcttcctctgttctcATGCAGAAAAGCATTTAAATGAAGTCGTACGGCTCGTCGTGTATTTTTAGAACCTGGCTGCGTGTCAAATTTTAAAAGGGTGGTAGCTGAAATATTCATGAGACATCTTCTACACTCCTGCGTTTAATCCCCTGACTTCCTCTGCTTCAGATAACTACTCGGAGGAAGAGTACGAGAGCTTCTCCTCGGAGCAGGAGGCCAGCGACGACGCCGTGCAGGCGCAGGTGAGTCCGGGTTCGCCTCATCCTGCTCGGTGCCAGGCGGGTTCATAATCAAGCTGAGGGTtggaataaaacatctgtattggCACTGCATCGGTTGCTGAGGAGAACCCAAGGACGTAGACGTGTAAATAATGtattagtttttgtttttttatgggaGGAGCTGTTTTCATTATTCTAACTTGTGTTTTCAGGATCTGGAGGACGATGAGTACGatgtgaggaagaagaagcagaggaggtcGATTGTAAGGACGGCCTCCATCACCAGAGTAAGAACCCTGCTGGGGTTTAAGGAATCCATTATTCTGTCAGGTGGAGCATGAATAACAACATGAAGGTGCTGGGACCATCATGAACCTGCAGAGCAGCTTCAGAGCTTCTTCTCTTGAATCTACTGGACGGATACAAAAATCATTATTCTTAAAGGTCATGATTTCAAAGGCTGTAAGGCACGACTCGTCAGTTTTACACTTGTTAAAGCATAAGGTGTCAACCAGCTGTTTATGTTACAGTAGACACGTGatgctttttcagtttctctttcctctaattgtgtctgcaaagttaaaaagcccaaagtgaAGTGAAGGGAGCTCCTCTCCCCCCAcagaacagaaaacactgatCCTGAAACACCTCCACCTGATACTTCCAGGGAGGTACATGTCCAAAACCAACACCTTGTGGCTGCTCTGGCTCACGTTCTAACAAAGCCAGGGCGAGATCATcccagaggaaacacagcagagcaTTTGTTGGATGTAAACACTTTATTGTGGTATGCAAGCCTTGCAACCGGCAGCTGAGAAGCCAGAGAAGGTCGTTCTTATCGTTCTTGTGGAAGAAACCTCTGAGGTAGAGGACGTCCCTGGATCGAATGTTTAATTACAGTCCCCACACTGATCTTGAGAAGGTTGCAGCCAGTTACAGAAACACATACATGGTAAAgatttatagtttttttaaagGCATAAAAATGGAACATATGAATCCATATCTGCAGGTCTGTGGTTGTAACGGAATATCGAGTCCAGACGCTGCAGTTTTTTCACACCAGCTTTTCCAAGTTACACCTCAGTGAGTCCATCTTTTATGTGGCTCATTAGCAGGTGGTTGAATGCTAACACTTTATATAAAACACCTTTTAATGAGCTGTAAAGAGACAGTTTTAGTGTTTTCTTGCCCGGGGGTTTGAGGCTGCTGCGTTATCGAGTGAGCAGAAGCAGGAACAGAGAAAGGCCCCAGAAAGCAGATGAAGCATGATGCTGTGTGATTATTGATTTACATGAACACGCGCAGTAAAATCGATCAGCAGCCAAAGCGCTGCAAATGTATCTAGTGCCGGTAAATTCAGTGAAGTGAAGGAACTGCAGCTGTTTTCCTCTGCGCTGCATTGATCAGCGCTCGGTGATGAATCACAACTAGgtcacactctgactcgtgtgTTTATTCTCCTGTGTTTTAGCAGCAGAACTTCAAGCAGCGAGTGGTGGCTCTCCTGAAGCGGTTCAGGGTTTCAGAGGAGGTGGGTGTTTCTCtccagatgctgctgctgcgtctaCTGGGAATCAAATCTTCCTTTGAGCCTCcgctgtggagctgctgaacCACTTAACATCGAATacctttgcatgtgtgtgtgtgtgaaggtgctGGACTCGGAGCAGGATCCTGCAGAGCCGACtcctgaggtggaggaggaggacctggacctggacagCGTGGAGTTTGAGAACCCCAGTGACAGCGGCCCGGAGCTGGATGATGACGACAGCGTCCTCAGTACGCCCAAACCCAAACTCAAGTGAGTGGCTCTCACTGAGGAGTGTGTATCACCGATGGGTTATAAGTGGTGTTGCAGGACAAAGAATGACAACACTGCAGTTACATGAGTGAAAATAGCACAACTCAGCATCAGTTTTAACACCACATTGGAACATACCCATGGATTTACTGGTGCTGGAGGTTCTACGCCCCAGATTTATATTATTCTTCACACAAGATCCATCGTTTCCCATCGTGCAATTCTATAGTGtctttctttcatgtttgaCTCCACATCTCCAGTTTCTAACACTGGCTCTCTCCCCGGCTCGAGCTGGAACGTCCCTCGAGTAATTTCCTCCCACTTTAGAAATCGGCTCCCGAGCAGCAGAAGACATTAAACAACTGAGGTCTCATCTCTCCTGATGAATTAACTCTAATGTGTGAAAAGCAGCTGGAGAGGGacggtttattttgtttttcaccaGCAGACGGTTCAAGATGAAGCTAAAGCGATACAGCAGTAACACTAACTTCCACTGTATCTGCTGTGAGCATCATTACATTATACTGTAAAGATAACGGACATGTTTAGATTCTGTTTGCACAATTATGTTTAGGACATTTTTTATGTAAGTggatgagacatggaccaaactaaaaaaggaaaatacagttttatcaaagagggtttctttcattttatgtAGTTCTTACACACTGAAGTTCAAGTGATAATTTTTCGGATAAGTTTGctttaaattagttatttggtgctataaaaatggggtgaaacatcatgattgacagctgagacggaCTTGTGACCTCGCTAAAATGGCTTCATCCCCCTGAATGCTACTGGGCAGACTCCGGGTCCAAACGCTCAAGATGGCAGTTTTCACATCCGGAGTTTTCTAGCTTAATTTCTCATACAACTTCTTCAAAGTACTGTTCTCATGTAGTACGGTTAGAATCTCTCTGGGCCACTGGTTTGATTCTGCACATCTTCAACACACGTTTAAGCTGTCCCATCAATAAAGGCAGAAAAATAGCCCAGAAAATATCTTAAAAAACACTGATCCAGAGACGACTCCTCCTATCTGTCTATAAATTATGTTAACTTAACCCAGACtggttgttttctctctcaggcCGTACTTtgagggtctctctctctccagctctcaaACGGAGATCGGCAGCATCCACAGCGTCCGGAGCCACAGGGAGCCTCCGAGTCCGGTGAGACCAGAGCTCCTCTCTCCTAAAAACCTTTATCAGGCCTGTAGCTTCCCTCCAGCATTTCAAAACCACAGCGAAACAGCTGGAGTCAGACCAGTGTAACCATTGGAGCAGAGAAGTTTTGAATTGTCCTGTTCAGGCACATTTaagttatgtttttatcttgGCCCCTCTCAGATGTTCCcatcagtcatgtgatcagcagtttGTTTATGAAACTCTAGGATTTCTGTTCAACCCAGAATTCCATCACACTTTAATCTTTGTGAAATACAAACTCTGAGGATTCCATCATAACCAAGTAATGTTTATTATCCCTGCAAAATGTCTCGTTCCAGATTGATCCAGATAAAAACAAGTGCGGAGCCAAGTTTCCAGATGATAACGTATCCGATAACGTCTCCTTCGTGAGTATGAACTCTCACAGCTGCTACATCAATAACTTCAGTAACACCAGTGTTATTCTGAAGGTcaataatttaaagaaaaagaaaaatgagaaCTAGAAACTGCACATTTGCTATTCTCTGCTACGCATGACTGTATATTCTGTACGTCTGTggatataattataataaatcatAATGAATAACAGCTCATGTCCAGTCGAAGCAGAAgttcagtttgttgttttgaaaataaaaacacatcagtcagCTCTGAACTCATATTGTGGTTTGTCCCTCAGGAGCAGCCGGAGGCAGTGACTCCCACCACCGAGctggagatggacaacatggACACGTTTCTAGAGAGGCTGCCACCTAGTGGCAAGATGACCAAGACAGAGTCCCTCATCATTTCGTCCAACAGGTGAGAAATAAATCCACCTCTTTAAATCACCTCTTTTTAAAGCTGACAGGAGTATTTAGCATGAATATAGAAGatgattgtttttaaaatgatgtaAAATCAACGTGAACAGTGTTTTCCGAGGGGCTGaagagtgaatgtgtgttttgtttgtcaggCAGGAGCCGAAGTTGGCCGGTCGACGAGGCCGGAGCACGTCTCTGAAGGAGCGTCAGCCCAGCAGGCCGCTGAACGAGAGGGCCAACAGCCTGGACAACGAGCGCTCCCTGGACACACGCTGCCACCTACAGGTACGCAGGGAGAGCCTCACTTACACATCATGGTTAGATGGTTCTGCTTCTGCTTACTGgtaaaacatcaacattttgaatttggagaCTAAAAAGAGGAATTTCACACAATTGTCTTATGTTCCCTCCCAAGATCCCAAGGAAGACGGTCTATGACCAGCTGAACCACATCCTGGTGTCTGATAACCACCTCCCTGACAGCATCATCCTCATCAACACGTCAGACTGGCAGGGCCAGGTAACATTtactacaacaacaaacattctgCCACTTTATATATACCTGAATAAGAATATTATCTATATTGTATAATAGCTTTTCAGCCTCTgataattgtttaaaaaatggtTATCAAGTTTATGAAATATACCTGACAGAAAATGGCTAAAGCAGTAAATTCCTGgcagtaaaatgtttttttcaccttGTTGTGTTTATAATAAAATCACTCTTCACTTTCACTCTCTTCATTTCTTTTCCTCCCAGTATCTTTCAGATATGCTTCAGAACCACCACCTCCCAGTGGTGTGCACCTGCACCACAGCAGACATCCAGGCTGCGTTCAACACCATCGTCTCCCGCATTCAGAGATTGTGAGTCTGAGTGACTGACGCTTGATATGATCCGTTTATTGTGACTCTCTGTAAGTTGTCATGATgccttgttgttttgttttttccagttgTAACTGTAACTCCCAGACGCCCATTCCCATAAAGATAGCCGTGGCCGGAGCGCAGCACTACCTCAGCGCCGTCCTGAGGCTGTTTGTGGACCACCTCACCCACAAGACCCCTGACTGGCTCGGATACATGAGGTTCCTCATCATCCCTCTAGGTCAGTGACCGTCCAACACCGAAGGTTGTGTTAGGGTTAGTTttggaaacatttaaaagtgGATTATACGATAGGAAGTAGAAGATAATCCTGATCATCATAGAGACTgacatgttgttttgtttccttcagGTGCACATCCAGTCTCTAAATATCTGGGCACTATTGACTATCGATACAACAGTTTGTTCCAAGACACGGCCTGGAGGGACCTGTTCCTCAAGCCAGAAGCTCCTGTTCTTGGTGAGCTCATTTGTCCCTTTGACTTTTAAACTACAGAACACTATTTTAACTCAACTTAACTTTAAGATATGAGATGATAAACTGTGGGTGTTCCTCCGTGTTTCTCCGTGTGCAGCCCAGGAGAATCCAGACGTGGTCTCGAGGGTCACCCAGTACATGGTGGGAGCTAACGGAGCTCACCAGCTTCCCATCGCAGAGGCCATGCTCACATACAAACAGAAGAGGTACATGTTCTCATGTTATTGTGCAGAGACCTGAGATTTTTTTGTGAAACTACTAAAGTTTGAATTTAGATCGATCTGAAGGTTTCGTCTTACAAATGCTTCGAATGCAGATCTTTCACCAGTTTTTCAAAAGGGAGATTGAACTTCTCGGTGTCTTGTCATACGGTTTTGGACAAATTTGCTACGAAAGCAAAGACAATAAGTTATGCAATTTTCTAATTACACAAGACAGACCTGATGCCCACAAAGCATGGAGGTAAACAGCTGTCCAGTGATATCAAGACATCTCCACTAAAGAGTATTAACTTCAGCACTCAACAACAAATGTAGTGATGAGAAGATATTTATATTACAAAGAATTTAAGGCACAGAGATTAGAAATAAGAGAAAAGAGCTAGATTGACTAATTAAAACGGTTCCAATTTGGCACAAAAATTGACACTTTAACATGGTTTTGTATGAATGAAGTGAATATCTTGGCGTTGGAAAAGCTTGTTGACAGATTTTACAATCCAATAGTTGAACTCAATAGTTGAAAGAAGTATTTAATCAAAGTTCACAGTACAACGAGTCCCAAAGAACGAACGTGAAAAGATAAAGTGTAAACTAAACTTCAaatcaatataataattaatagcGACAGATACTACTATAAAAAATGCTCTTGTGGAGAAAATAAGAATCCTCAACTTCTGGTGGTTTGAAGTGATAAATACTCTCACCTCTAATATCATGTGTCCAGATACTGCTAGTTGTCTCCTCcatcgacttgttttaaatcccCTCTTGAACAACAGGTGAAAGTTAGAATAGacttgtggtgtttgtgtggtggACGTGTTGTGGTGGACGTGGTGGACGTGGTGGAGTCTGTCTAAACATCAGCGTCTCT
This Limanda limanda chromosome 12, fLimLim1.1, whole genome shotgun sequence DNA region includes the following protein-coding sequences:
- the pacs2 gene encoding phosphofurin acidic cluster sorting protein 2 isoform X2, with amino-acid sequence MAERSGRLSFPGTGSLSSPVPMNLFATWDIDGSSPDCVPRLCSLTLKKLVVMRELDKEMISVVIAVKIQGSKRILRSHEIVLPPSGSVETDLALTFSLQYPHFLKREGNKLQIMLQRRKRYKNRTILGYKTLAVGSIDMAEVMQHPTEGGQVLPLCSNQKETLGKVAEIWIFSLSSQPIDHEEAALQDGQKTKCSDNYSEEEYESFSSEQEASDDAVQAQDLEDDEYDVRKKKQRRSIVRTASITRQNFKQRVVALLKRFRVSEEVLDSEQDPAEPTPEVEEEDLDLDSVEFENPSDSGPELDDDDSVLSTPKPKLKPYFEGLSLSSSQTEIGSIHSVRSHREPPSPIDPDKNKCGAKFPDDNVSDNVSFEQPEAVTPTTELEMDNMDTFLERLPPSGKMTKTESLIISSNRQEPKLAGRRGRSTSLKERQPSRPLNERANSLDNERSLDTRCHLQIPRKTVYDQLNHILVSDNHLPDSIILINTSDWQGQYLSDMLQNHHLPVVCTCTTADIQAAFNTIVSRIQRFCNCNSQTPIPIKIAVAGAQHYLSAVLRLFVDHLTHKTPDWLGYMRFLIIPLGAHPVSKYLGTIDYRYNSLFQDTAWRDLFLKPEAPVLAQENPDVVSRVTQYMVGANGAHQLPIAEAMLTYKQKRKKSFHFDFAVSPDEDSCQKFIPFIGMVKVGIVEQSSAASGDSDDAAPLGSSLLSSTPPQISPALKEATPTPPSSPSVNTSFCVYSSGSHAELMGLQVDYWVALTERKKDMEKRDSSSKNTLKCNFRSLQVSRLPLGGAEPSTQPSMSMTVVTKEKNKKVMFLPKKSKDKEVESKSQVIEGISRLICTAKHQQTMLRVLIDGGEWNDVKFFQLAAQWSSHVKHFPIGIFGHSKGPY
- the pacs2 gene encoding phosphofurin acidic cluster sorting protein 2 isoform X1 encodes the protein MAERSGRLSFPGTGSLSSPVPMNLFATWDIDGSSPDCVPRLCSLTLKKLVVMRELDKEMISVVIAVKIQGSKRILRSHEIVLPPSGSVETDLALTFSLQYPHFLKREGNKLQIMLQRRKRYKNRTILGYKTLAVGSIDMAEVMQHPTEGGQVLPLCSNQKETLGKVAEIWIFSLSSQPIDHEEAALQDGQKTKCSDNYSEEEYESFSSEQEASDDAVQAQDLEDDEYDVRKKKQRRSIVRTASITRQQNFKQRVVALLKRFRVSEEVLDSEQDPAEPTPEVEEEDLDLDSVEFENPSDSGPELDDDDSVLSTPKPKLKPYFEGLSLSSSQTEIGSIHSVRSHREPPSPIDPDKNKCGAKFPDDNVSDNVSFEQPEAVTPTTELEMDNMDTFLERLPPSGKMTKTESLIISSNRQEPKLAGRRGRSTSLKERQPSRPLNERANSLDNERSLDTRCHLQIPRKTVYDQLNHILVSDNHLPDSIILINTSDWQGQYLSDMLQNHHLPVVCTCTTADIQAAFNTIVSRIQRFCNCNSQTPIPIKIAVAGAQHYLSAVLRLFVDHLTHKTPDWLGYMRFLIIPLGAHPVSKYLGTIDYRYNSLFQDTAWRDLFLKPEAPVLAQENPDVVSRVTQYMVGANGAHQLPIAEAMLTYKQKRKKSFHFDFAVSPDEDSCQKFIPFIGMVKVGIVEQSSAASGDSDDAAPLGSSLLSSTPPQISPALKEATPTPPSSPSVNTSFCVYSSGSHAELMGLQVDYWVALTERKKDMEKRDSSSKNTLKCNFRSLQVSRLPLGGAEPSTQPSMSMTVVTKEKNKKVMFLPKKSKDKEVESKSQVIEGISRLICTAKHQQTMLRVLIDGGEWNDVKFFQLAAQWSSHVKHFPIGIFGHSKGPY